One genomic window of Coregonus clupeaformis isolate EN_2021a chromosome 12, ASM2061545v1, whole genome shotgun sequence includes the following:
- the tgfa gene encoding protransforming growth factor alpha, with the protein MMNRAFWDAIFLITGSLFTYGTGQDNSTIATNSTMTTTPPVTTTTTTVNVTTSSTTTTTTIPVKKFVAAAVRSHFDDCPDSHSHFCFHGTCRFLILEETPACVCHQGFVGMRCEHADLLAVVATNHRQQTVATVLVLCVIGCVLTMLLCTLLHCWWRRDGFGRRHRLHCAPEKQGSMLKVRGSCCHSESVV; encoded by the exons ATGATGAACCGGGCTTTCTGGGATGCGATCTTTCTCATTACTG GTTCCCTCTTTACATATGGAACAGGCCAGGATAATTCTACTATTGCTACTAATTCTACAATGACCACCACCcctcctgtaactaccaccactaccactgtaAACGTTACTACCTCTtctaccaccaccacaaccaccattcCAGTTAAAA AGTTTGTTGCAGCAGCTGTTCGGTCACACTTCGATGACTGTCCTGACTCCCACAGCCACTTCTGTTTCCATGGCACCTGTCGTTTCTTAATTCTGGAGGAGACGCCTGCATGTGT GTGTCACCAAGGCTTCGTAGGGATGCGATGTGAGCATGCCGACCTGCTAGCCGTGGTGGCCACCAATCACAGGCAACAGACAGTTGCCACGGTGCTAgttctgtgtgtgattggctGCGTCTTGACGATGCTGCTCTGCACCCTTTTACA ttgcTGGTGGAGGCGGGACGGTTTTGGGCGGAGGCACAGACTCCACTGTGCCCCAGAGAAACAAGGCAGTATGCTGAAGGTCCGAGGGTCCTGCTGTCACTCTGAAAGTG TGGTGTAA